One window of the Sphaerochaeta associata genome contains the following:
- the def gene encoding peptide deformylase, giving the protein MLDIYTLGDEVLTQKCQPVTKFDNALRILVDAMFDTMSEADGVGLAAPQVGVNSRLFVIHIQGSEKRAYINPQIIETSIETDTSEEGCLSIPGVWHDVQRPARVTVQAQDTEGKVFTVKAEGLLARAIQHEYDHLNGVLFIDRLDDEERQKMVKAYEKRAKTAKRRR; this is encoded by the coding sequence ATGTTAGATATTTATACACTTGGAGATGAGGTACTTACTCAGAAGTGCCAACCTGTAACCAAATTTGATAACGCGCTGAGAATCCTGGTGGATGCGATGTTCGACACCATGTCGGAAGCCGACGGCGTCGGCCTTGCAGCCCCGCAGGTCGGTGTGAACAGCCGGTTGTTTGTAATTCACATCCAGGGCTCGGAGAAGCGTGCGTATATCAATCCTCAAATAATCGAAACCTCGATCGAGACTGATACTTCTGAAGAGGGCTGCCTCTCCATACCCGGAGTCTGGCACGATGTACAGCGTCCCGCCAGGGTGACCGTTCAGGCTCAGGACACCGAGGGCAAGGTTTTCACGGTAAAAGCTGAAGGTTTGCTCGCCCGTGCCATTCAACACGAGTATGATCACCTCAATGGTGTGCTCTTCATCGACCGTCTCGATGACGAGGAACGGCAGAAAATGGTGAAGGCTTACGAAAAGCGGGCCAAGACGGCAAAAAGGAGACGCTGA